A genomic region of Scomber japonicus isolate fScoJap1 chromosome 5, fScoJap1.pri, whole genome shotgun sequence contains the following coding sequences:
- the plex9.2 gene encoding three prime repair exonuclease 4 yields MMQKPEDDSSHQSLVFFDLETTGLGQSCDIVQLAAVSGDHYLNLYIIPRCRIQRGAAKVTGFRVRRQRLYLHRQLVLTNSLREVLMSFIAFIQMLGRPLVLGHNIRRFDCPLLARALDELDLRAEFESSVSGYVDTLPLARELLKDRGLQSFRQENLVKELLGLNYKAHDALEDVRALQALYSVLQPTQELISRHLFTLNTMEKTPAVTDAKVNCELPGQSRLLQHFKQAVKVTGGKAEEHERS; encoded by the exons ATGATGCAAAAACCAGAGGATGACAGCTCTCACCAGTCTCTGGTTTTCTTTGATTTAGAGACAACTGGACTGG GTCAGAGCTGTGACATCGTCCAGCTGGCTGCAGTAAGTGGAGATCACTACCTCAACCTCTACATCATCCCTCGGTGTCGAATTCAGCGAGGAGCAGCCAAAGTGACGG GCTTCAGGGTCCGCAGACAAAGGTTGTACCTCCATCGCCAGCTCGTCCTCACCAACTCCCTCCGAGAGGTCCTGATGTCCTTCATCGCTTTCATTCAAATGCTCGGACGTCCACTGGTCCTCGGCCACAACATCCGTCGCTTTGACTGTCCACTGTTGGCTCGAGCTCTCGATGAACTGGACCTCAGGGCAGAATTTGAGTCCTCAGTCTCAGGATACGTTGACACCCTGCCGCTGGCCAGGGAGCTGCTGAAGGACCGCGGCCTCCAGAGCTTCAGACAGGAGAACCTGGTCAAGGAGCTGCTGGGTTTGAACTACAAGGCTCATGATGCTTTGGAGGATGTGCGGGCGTTACAGGCGCTCTACAGTGTGCTTCAGCCCACACAAGAGTTGATCAGCAGGCATTTATTTACTCTGAACACCATGGAGAAGACGCCAGCTGTGACAGATGCCAAAGTGAACTGTGAACTACCAGGACAGAGCCGCCTGTTGCAGCACTTCAAACAGGCAGTGAAGGTCACAGGAGGCAAAGCAGAGGAGCATGAGAGAAGCtga